GGAGCTGCGACTACCTCCTGAATGCAGGCGAGAAGGGCCCCACGGACCTGGGCGGTGACATGGAAAAGCGGGCCCTTTACTGCGATGACGGCTCGCTGGCCTACAGGATCTACAACCCGGCCACCTTCGACCAGCAGGCGAGCTACCGCACGTGCTTCGACGCGTCCGGCAACTACACGCATACCGAGTACCAGTACCGGTACGCGAAGAGCACCTGCGGCTGCTGAGCCGTCACCCTCCGCGCTGACCGCCTGGGCGGGCGCCGGGATTTCCGAGGAGGTCCCGGCGGCCCCTCAGGCGGCGGACATCACCAGGAAGGCCGCCACCGCCGCCGCCAGCAGCACGGGGATGAGCACCTCCACGGGGAAGCGGTAATACACGTGGGCCAGGTGCAGCTTGCGCAGGCCGAACCTGCGCTCGCGCTTCACCCGGGTCAGCACCATGGAGGCCAGCGCCGCGGGGGCCTTCTCCCGCCCCACCTGGCGCACCCGCTGGACGGTCTGCTCGTAGCGGACCCAGCCCGCACGGCACTCGTCGCACCCGTCCAGGTGGCTGCGCACCGCCTGCGCCTGCGGCGGGGGCAGCTCCTCATCGGCGAGCGCGAAGAAGAGGGCCTTCGCGTCACGGTGGCTCAGTCGCGGTTCCACGTCCCTCAGTCTGTGCTGATTCGTGCTCATTCCTCAAGCCGTCCCAGGATGTCCGCCAACTTCTCCCGCGCCCGGTGGAGCCGGCTCTTCACCGTGCCCTCGGGCAACTCCGTGATGTCCACAATCTCCTCGTAGC
Above is a window of Stigmatella erecta DNA encoding:
- a CDS encoding anti-sigma factor family protein, translating into MSTNQHRLRDVEPRLSHRDAKALFFALADEELPPPQAQAVRSHLDGCDECRAGWVRYEQTVQRVRQVGREKAPAALASMVLTRVKRERRFGLRKLHLAHVYYRFPVEVLIPVLLAAAVAAFLVMSAA